The following nucleotide sequence is from Falco naumanni isolate bFalNau1 unplaced genomic scaffold, bFalNau1.pat scaffold_488_arrow_pat_ctg1, whole genome shotgun sequence.
CTGCAGGGATCCTCCGTGCCATGGGAATAGTCTGTGGTGCAGGGATCCACCACGGTGTAGGGATCCTCCACAGTGCAGGGATCCTCTGTGGTACAGGGATCCTCCACGCTGCAGGGATCCTCCACGCTGCAGGGATCCTCCACGCTGCAGGGATCCTCTGTGCCATGGGAATAGTCTGTGGTGCAGGGATCCACCACGCTGCAGGGATCCTCCGTGGAGCAGGGATCCTCCGCAGAGCAGGGATCCTCCGTGGAGCAGGGATCCTCCGTGGTGCAGGGATCCTCCGTGGAGCAGGGATCCTCCGTGGTGCAGGGATCCTCCGTGGAGCAGGGATCCTCCGTGGAGCAGGGATCCTCCGTGGAGCAGGATGCTCGTACAGGGATGCTCCATGGCGCAGGGGTACTTTGTGCCTGGAGGATACTCCACAGTGCAGGAATGCTGCGTGCTACAGGGATACTCCGTGGAGCAGGGATGCTCCATGGTGCAGTGATGCTCCATAGTGCAGGATGCTCCGTGCCACAGGGATACTCCCCGGTGCAGAGATACTCCGTGCCAGGAGGATGCTCCAAGGTGCAGGATGCTCTGTGCCAGGAGGATGCTCCGTGCCACAGGGATACTCCATGGTGCAGATACTCCCCGGTGCAGAGATACTCCCCGGTGCAGAGATACTCCGTGCCACAGGGATACTCCCTGCTTCAGATACTCCCTGGTGCAGAGATACTCCATGCCAGGAGAATGTTCCATGATGCAGGGATGCTCCACGGTGCAGGATGCTCCACGGTGCAGGGATGCTCCGTGCCACAGGGATACTCCCTGGTGCAGATACTCCCCAGTGCAGAGATACTCCGTGCCAGGAGGATGCCCCAAGGTGCAGGATGCTCCATGGAGGGATGCTCTATGCCACAGGGATACTCCCCAGTGCAGATACTCCCCGGTGCAGAGATACTCCGTGCCAGGAGGATGCTCCAAGGTGCAGGATGCTCTGTGCCAGGAGGATGCTCCGTGCCATAGGGATACTCTCTGGTGCAGATACTCCCCAGTTCAGATACTCCCTGGTGCAGAGATACTCCGTGCCAGGAGGATGTTCCATGATGCAGGGATGCTCCACGGTGCAGGGATACTCTCTGGTGCAGATACTCCCCGGTGCAGAGATACTCCATGGTGCAGAGACACTCCGTGCCAGGAGGATGCTCTGTGCCAGGAGGATGTTCCATGATGCAAGGATACTCCCTGGTGCAGAGATACTCCCCGGTGCAGAGATACTCTGTGCCAAGAGGATGCTCTGTGCCAGAAGGATGTTCCATGATGCAGGGATGCTCCATGGTGCAGGGATACTCCATGGTGCAGGGATACTCCCCGGTGCAGAGATACTCCATGGTGCAGAGATACTCTGTGCCAAGAGGATGCTCTGTGCCAGGAGGATGTTCCATGATGCAGGGATACTCCCCAGTGCAGAGATACTCCACGGTGCAGAGATACTCCATGGTGCAGAGATACTCCGTGCCAGGAGGATGCTCTGTGCCAGGAGGATGTTTCATGATGGAGGGATACTCCCCGGTGCAGAGATACTCCATGGTGCAGAGATACTCCACGGTGCAGAGATACTCCACGGTGCAGAGATACTCCGTGCCAAGAGGATGCTCTGTGCCAGGAGGATGTTCCATGATGCAGGGATACTCCCTGGTGCAGAGATACTCCACGGTGCAGAGATACTCCATGGTGCAGAGATACTCCGTGCCAGGAGGATGCTCTGTGCCAGGAGGATGTTCCATGATGCAGGGATGCTCCACGGTGCAGGGATACTCCCTGGTGCAGATACTCCATGGTGCAGAGATACTCCCCGGTGCAGAGATACTCCCCGGTGCAGAGATA
It contains:
- the LOC121082254 gene encoding uncharacterized protein LOC121082254, which gives rise to MEHPCIMEHPPGTKHPLGTEYLCTMEYLCTVEYLCTMEYLCTGEYPCIMEHPPGTEHPPGMEYLCTGEYLCTMEHPCIMEHPPGTEHPLGTEYLCTMEYLCTGEYLCTGEYPCTVEHPCIMEHPPGTEHPPGTEYLCTMEYLCTVEYLCTREYPCIMEHPPGTEHPLGTEYLCTVEYLCTVEYLCTMEYLCTGEYPSIMKHPPGTEHPPGTEYLCTMEYLCTVEYLCTGEYPCIMEHPPGTEHPLGTEYLCTMEYLCTGEYPCTMEYPCTMEHPCIMEHPSGTEHPLGTEYLCTGEYLCTREYPCIMEHPPGTEHPPGTECLCTMEYLCTGEYLHQRVSLHRGASLHHGTSSWHGVSLHQGVSELGSICTREYPYGTEHPPGTEHPAPWSILLARSISAPGSICTGEYPCGIEHPPGTEYLCTGEYLHQGVSLWHGASLHRGASCTVEHPCIMEHSPGMEYLCTREYLKQGVSLWHGVSLHRGVSLHRGVSAPWSIPVARSILLAQSILHLGASSWHGVSLHRGVSLWHGASCTMEHHCTMEHPCSTEYPCSTQHSCTVEYPPGTKYPCSTEDPCSTEDPCSTEDPCTTEDPCSTEDPCTTEDPCSTEDPCSAEDPCSTEDPCSVVDPCTTDYSHGTEDPCSVEDPCSVEDPCSVEDPCTTEDPCTVEDPYTVVDPCTTDYSHGTEDPCSVVDPCTTDYSHGTVDPCTTEDPCTTDCSHGTEDPCTTEDPCTTEDPCSVVDPCSMVDPCPTDYSHGT